A region from the Mercenaria mercenaria strain notata chromosome 7, MADL_Memer_1, whole genome shotgun sequence genome encodes:
- the LOC128558291 gene encoding uncharacterized protein LOC128558291 gives MCNKLSQEDQLFVSKLSKGICFQDGHYVMPLPFKETDPVLPNNKSVALKRVKSLRQRLKRDSTFCQHYSQFMKELISNGHAEMVPESDLNSNKTSCFIPHHGVYHPQKRDKIRVVFDCSATFESESLNAHLLQGPDLTNKLVGVLCRFRKEPVALMCDVEKMFHQFKVCKAHRDYLRFLWWEDDDFERSPTEFRMTVHLFGAIFLNEFGCANFGMKKMASDNEEQFGSDIADFIRHDFYVDDGLRSVVIQSLPSEFRAKDLKNVDLIGDNLLVQRTLGVLWCLDSDTFQYEMVSNNRPLTRRGIVSTVSSIYDPLGFISPVALSGKQILQQMCADQVVGWDDPLPESLNGKWVKWCAGLKNLPLLKFPRCVKPEGFGKIRITEMHHFSDASSYGYGQCSYIRLVNDVGQVHCALLMGKSRVVPLRPITIPRLELTAAVLSVKISSLLDQELEYPNLKHFFWTDSKVVLGYICNEARRFHIFVANRVQQIEERTNPNQWNYVASGENPADLASRGASVAEPAKTPMWLNGPEFLWKQGAISANIGAQFSYFSDWHRCKREVALVLRYKGKLLQKSGKLQTAGVEKRSLHYSSVTVNELLKAETEIFKGVKLYDFKGEIDTLKTHNIVSVSNDRAEQSLRTKSLKGRSNLCSLGPFLDKNGLTRVGGRVQHAEMSDLVKFPVVLHR, from the exons ATGTGCAACAAACTGTCTCAGGAAGATCAGCTCTTTGTGTCGAAGCTGTCCAAAGGTATCTGTTTTCAGGATGGCCATTATGTTATGCCACTTCCCTTTAAGGAAACTGATCCAGTTCTTCCGAATAACAAGTCTGTGGCTTTGAAAAGGGTGAAATCTCTGCGACAAAGACTGAAAAGAGACTCAACATTCTGTCAACACTACTCCCAATTTATGAAGGAGCTGATTAGTAATGGCCATGCCGAAATGGTCCCCGAGTCAGATCTTAATTCGAATAAGACCTCTTGCTTTATTCCACATCATGGAGTGTATCACCCTCAGAAACGTGATAAAATTCGGGTGGTTTTTGATTGTAGCGCAACGTTTGAAAGTGAAAGCTTGAATGCACATCTACTCCAAGGCCCTGACTTGACCAATAAACTTGTGGGAGTCCTTTGCAGGTTCAGAAAGGAGCCGGTGGCTTTGATGTGTGACGTTGAAAAAATGTTTCACCAATTCAAGGTTTGTAAGGCCCATAGAGATTATCTTAGGTTTCTTTGGTGGGAGGATGACGACTTTGAAAGGTCCCCTACAGAATTTAGAATGACTGTTCATTTATTTGGAGCAATATTTCTCAAtgaattcg GTTGTGCTAACTTTGGAATGAAGAAGATGGCTTCCGACAATGAAGAACAGTTTGGGTCTGACATAGCTGACTTCATAAGGCATGATTTTTATGTTGATGATGGGTTGAGGTCT GTTGTGATACAGTCACTTCCTTCTGAATTTCGAGCTAAAGATCTTAAAAATGTTGACTTGATTGGTGATAACTTACTTGTTCAGAGAACCTTGGGAGTCCTTTGGTGCTTAGACTCTGATACATTTCAGTATGAGATGGTCTCAAACAATCGCCCCCTCACAAGAAGGGGTATCGTATCTACAGTCAGTTCGATATACGATCCTCTTGGTTTTATATCTCCAGTGGCTTTATCCGGAAAGCAAATTCTGCAGCAGATGTGTGCAGACCAGGTGGTGGGTTGGGATGACCCCTTACCAGAAAGTCTAAATGGCAAGTGGGTGAAGTGGTGCGCTGGCCTGAAGAATCTTCCTCTTTTGAAGTTTCCAAGATGTGTTAAGCCTGAAGGTTTTGGCAAAATTAGAATTACTGAGATGCATCATTTTTCCGATGCAAGTAGCTATGGGTATGGGCAGTGCTCCTATATTCGTTTGGTGAATGACGTTGGGCAGGTGCATTGTGCGTTGTTAATGGGCAAATCTCGTGTTGTACCTTTAAGACCCATCACAATACCACGTCTCGAATTGACAGCAGCTGTGTTGTCAGTTAAAATTTCCTCGCTTTTGGATCAAGAACTTGAGTACCCAAACCTTAAACACTTTTTCTGGACCGATAGTAAGGTTGTACTGGGATATATTTGCAACGAAGCAAGGAGATTTCATATATTCGTCGCTAACAGAGTTCAGCAAATCGAAGAGCGTACAAACCCTAACCAATGGAATTATGTTGCCTCTGGTGAAAATCCTGCGGATTTGGCTTCTCGAGGTGCATCTGTAGCAGAGCCAGCTAAGACCCCTATGTGGCTCAATGGTCCCGAATTTCTCTGGAAGCAGGGTGCAATTTCAGCAAATATCGGTGCACAGTTTTCA tacTTCTCTGATTGGCACAGGTGTAAACGAGAGGTAGCATTGGTGCTTAGGTATAAGGgaaaattgttgcaaaaatcAGGGAAGTTGCAAACTGCTGGTGTGGAGAAACGTTCATTACATTACAGTTCCGTTACAGTAAATGAACTACTGAAGGCCGAGACTGAAATCTTTAAGGGTGTCAAGTTGTATGATTTCAAGGGTGAGATTGATACACTTAAGACTCATAATATAGTTAGCGTTTCTAATGACAGGGCAGAACAGTCATTAAGAACCAAGTCCCTAAAGGGAAGATCAAACCTGTGTTCCTTAGGTCCGTTTCTTGACAAAAATGGCTTAACTCGTGTAGGTGGTCGTGTTCAACATGCCGAAATGTCAGATCTGGTGAAGTTTCCAGTTGTACTTCATAGATAG